Genomic DNA from Ilyobacter polytropus DSM 2926:
TAAAATTATCCATATCAGAAAGTCCTAGAACAGATATGTCTAGACCTTTTACAATGGCAGTCTCACCATGTAGTAGAGACAGTCTTACACCAGAAACATTTTCTTCATTAGGAATGTTTTTTCCTGGAACAGAGATCTGAGCCGAAGCTGCAAATGCCGAGAAGCTTAACAATAAAAAGCCGATTAAAATTGTAATAAATTTTTTCATTTTTACCTCCTTATAAATATAGTGACCTGCACTTATATATAAGGTGATAAAATCTGAATTCCTCTTTAAATTTTAGATAAAAATAGATTTAGTATAATTGATAAATTAAATTCCGTGATATTTTTAGAAGTTTAGGTTGAAGTTTACTATTGGCAGAATTTCAAAGAGTTCGGAATTTGCAGCCATGTTTAGTAGACCTACCTGAACTCCCTGAAGGTTCTCGGTATAGTTGAACAAGCCTAGCTGGACTCCTCTTGTGTATTTGTTGAAATTGGCTATACCAAGCTCTCCTCCTACAAAGGAATCTGCCATGTTTAAACCACCTAATCTAACACCTTTGAAGTTGTGATCAAGATTGACCCATCCTGCCTGTGCCCCTATACTGTTCCCGTTGTTTATATTTAAAAGTCCAAACTGTGCTCCTAAAAAATCCCTCTCCACAATGTTTAATCCACCAAACTGAACTCCTTTAAAGTTTCCTCCTACATGGTTGTAAGATACGAAAAACCACCACGGAATTCTTACACCTGTGAAATCACCATCAGTCTTGTCATAAAATGAAAGTACAGAGAATCCCTTAAAATCTCCTCGGGTTCTGCTGGCAACAAGGTTCACATCTAGTCCGCTGACATTTCTGTTTTCAGAATAGATACCTCCTAATCTTATTCCGCTTATATCATCATAGGGTGAATTAAGCTGTATATCTGGTGAGAAAAGAGAAAGTTCAAAGGGTTTTTCCTCTCCTAACGCATTAAAAAAAACAAGTGAAAACATAAGAAAAAAAGTTATTTTTTTCAAAATCAAACACGCTCCTTTATACTTAGTTATAATTACTCTTGATTATACATTATAATTGTGAGTTTTTTATGATGCGGTCTAAATATTTGAAAACTCTGGAAGAAATAAAAAAAGACGGCTGTTTTATATTTGAACCTGAGTATTATTATGGAAAAATTCATTGACAAATCAAGGTTATTTCTGATAAGATTGACGAAATAGCAAAAGATTTTGGGAGGATTAATTATGTTGACCATGAAAAGGATCAGGAGGAGCAAAGAAAAACACTCATAAAAACCTTATCTTTTAAAATGGCCTAATTGACATCAAAAATTCTTTTGAAAAGATTGAGAACTCTTGGTTCTCATGAGTATACAAAAGTTAATTAGCCGGCGGATATACTCTGTTGGCTTTTATTTTTTAAGATGTACCTGATATTAGCCAGTTTATGGATACGGCAAGTGTCAGGTTTTTTTCATAAAGGCAAGGCTCTTTAAAGGACAAACCAAAATCCAGAAGATTATTATTTTTTCAAATAAAATATATCAGAAGAAATATTAATCTGAAATTGCTTTAAATAAAGGCGGCAACAGCTGCAAAATTTTCCAAAAATTTAGTAGGAGGAAAGAATGGCGTATTTATCGGTATTAAAAGGAATTTTTATAGAGGGCAACAGGTATATGTACATAGTTAATGGACTATCCTTTTCTGTGGGAGTGACACTTTTGGCGGCTCTGATAGGATTAACTGTAGGAGTACTTTTAGCTGTAATGAGATTATCTCACTTTTATCCATTTAAGAACACGGAGAAATATAAAAAAACCAATCCTCTAAACCTTATAGCATTATGGTATATAGATATTATACGTGGAACTCCAGCTGTGGTACAGCTTATGGTACTTGCCAATGTAGTATTTGTAGGAAATTTACGTAATACTCCTATATTTGTAGTTGCGGCATTGGCCTTTGGACTAAACAGTTCTGCTTATGTGGCTGAGATCATAAGAGCGGGTATAGAGGGACTAGATAAGGGACAGACAGAGGCTTCTAGAGCGTTGGGAATGAATTATTTTCTCACTATGAAAGAGATAATAATACCACAGGCGATAAAAAATATTCTTCCGGCTTTAGTGAGTGAGTTTATAACCCTTCTTAAGGAAACTTCCATAGTAGGATTTATCGGAGGAGTGGATCTCTTGAGGTCTGCTAATATAATAACAAGTCAGACCTATAGGGGAATAGAGCCTCTATTGGCAGTGGGACTCATCTATCTTATTATGACAAGTATCTTTACCAAATTTATGAGAAAAGTAGAAAAGGGGTTGAAAGTAAGTGATTAAAGTAGTTGACTTGCACAAGCACTTTGGTGATCTAGAGGTGCTTAAGGGTATAAATAAAGAGATAAAAAAGGGAGACGTAGTGGCTGTAATAGGTCCTTCTGGAAGTGGAAAATCCACCTTTCTAAGATGCCTTAACAGACTTGAAGAGCCTACAAAGGGGCATGTGTATATAGCAGGGGAAGATGTCATGGATAAAAAAGTGGACTTGAATCGTCTTCGTGAAAAAGTTGGGATGGTTTTTCAGCACTTTAATCTTTTTCCTCATAAGACAGTACTTGAAAACCTAATGCTTGCACCTACAAAGGTAAAGGGAATGACATCAGAAGAAGCTAAGAAAAAAGCAATGATCCTTCTTGAGAAGGTAGGATTGAAAGATAAGGCTGAAGCCTATCCAAACCAGCTTTCTGGTGGTCAAAAACAGAGGATAGCAATAGCTAGGGCTCTTGCTATGGAACCACACCTCATGCTTTTTGATGAGCCAACATCGGCATTGGATCCTGAGATGGTAAAGGAAGTACTAGATGTAATGAGAAGTCTTGTAGATGAGGGAATGACCATGGTAATAGTGACTCACGAGATGGGATTTGCCAAAAATGTGGCCAGCAGGGTATTCTTTATGGATCAAGGAACTGTTCTTGAAGACGGAGAACCGACTCAGATTTTCAATAATCCAAAACATGACAGAACAAGGGAATTTTTAGAAAAAGTATTGAATCATTAATAAAGTATCGGGAGGATAAAATAATTATGAAAAAATTTTTAAATATTCTATTAATTTTGGTAATGCTAGTTTCTCTTGCAGCGTGCGGAGGAAAAAAAGAAGAAGAAAAAACTGTGATACATATAGGGACAAATGCTGAGTTTCCACCGTTTGAGTATCTAGAAGATGGTAAAATTACAGGATTTGACATGGATTTAATCAAAGAGATTGCCAAAGAATCTCAATTGGAAATAAAGATAGAGGATATGTCTTTTGACGGTCTGCTTCCTGCACTTCAGTCAAAAAAAGTTGACGTTGTAATAGCGGGAATGACTGCCAACGAAGAAAGAAAAAAAGCTGTAAACTTTACATCACCTTATTATACTGCTAGTCAGGTAATAGTTGTAAAAGAAGGAGATAGCTCTATAAACTCCTTTGATGACCTGAAGGGGAAAAAAGTAGGGGTAATGCTTGGATTTACAGGGGACCTTGTAGTCAGCGAGATAGAAGGGGTAAATATAGAGAGATATAATGCAGCTTATGCTGGGATAATGTCGCTTCAGTCAGGCAAGGTA
This window encodes:
- a CDS encoding LA_2272 family surface repeat-containing protein → MKKITFFLMFSLVFFNALGEEKPFELSLFSPDIQLNSPYDDISGIRLGGIYSENRNVSGLDVNLVASRTRGDFKGFSVLSFYDKTDGDFTGVRIPWWFFVSYNHVGGNFKGVQFGGLNIVERDFLGAQFGLLNINNGNSIGAQAGWVNLDHNFKGVRLGGLNMADSFVGGELGIANFNKYTRGVQLGLFNYTENLQGVQVGLLNMAANSELFEILPIVNFNLNF
- a CDS encoding amino acid ABC transporter permease produces the protein MAYLSVLKGIFIEGNRYMYIVNGLSFSVGVTLLAALIGLTVGVLLAVMRLSHFYPFKNTEKYKKTNPLNLIALWYIDIIRGTPAVVQLMVLANVVFVGNLRNTPIFVVAALAFGLNSSAYVAEIIRAGIEGLDKGQTEASRALGMNYFLTMKEIIIPQAIKNILPALVSEFITLLKETSIVGFIGGVDLLRSANIITSQTYRGIEPLLAVGLIYLIMTSIFTKFMRKVEKGLKVSD
- a CDS encoding amino acid ABC transporter ATP-binding protein yields the protein MIKVVDLHKHFGDLEVLKGINKEIKKGDVVAVIGPSGSGKSTFLRCLNRLEEPTKGHVYIAGEDVMDKKVDLNRLREKVGMVFQHFNLFPHKTVLENLMLAPTKVKGMTSEEAKKKAMILLEKVGLKDKAEAYPNQLSGGQKQRIAIARALAMEPHLMLFDEPTSALDPEMVKEVLDVMRSLVDEGMTMVIVTHEMGFAKNVASRVFFMDQGTVLEDGEPTQIFNNPKHDRTREFLEKVLNH
- a CDS encoding basic amino acid ABC transporter substrate-binding protein, giving the protein MKKFLNILLILVMLVSLAACGGKKEEEKTVIHIGTNAEFPPFEYLEDGKITGFDMDLIKEIAKESQLEIKIEDMSFDGLLPALQSKKVDVVIAGMTANEERKKAVNFTSPYYTASQVIVVKEGDSSINSFDDLKGKKVGVMLGFTGDLVVSEIEGVNIERYNAAYAGIMSLQSGKVDAVVLDSEPAKNYVEKNEGLAIAKADAAEEEYAIAVRKEDKELLLKLENGLKTVKDNGTYEELLKKYF